The following proteins are co-located in the Melanotaenia boesemani isolate fMelBoe1 chromosome 5, fMelBoe1.pri, whole genome shotgun sequence genome:
- the fam113 gene encoding PC-esterase domain-containing protein 1A, translated as MREMLKSVNHQQASQLLHNKFVVVLGDSIQRSVYKDLVVLLQKDKFLSLRQLKSKGEMSFEQDCLIEGGCLSQMTNGTEYKEVRQFQSDHHLVRFYFVTRIFSRYMESIIEDFRHGLKPDVLIVNSCVWDISRYNSSWLDDYKENLDKFFDVLSESLPEDTLVIWNLTMPLGKKIKGGFLVPEIEHKAPQLRYDVVEANFFSGTLADAYEKDVLDLHFQFRFSLHHRTKDGVHWNAIAHRRITCLLLQHIAQAWGVILPCPLIAVGEEHHSAAVNYNNREEFFSNSVDYLNSDNRPWQQPDRYEVPRLFRTALQQSLPVQRPQHQRKQDRHDFNYRPSHHFEPYREDHHQYVMRSRHTRRQYVPYTHHKPNAGRGYY; from the exons ATG AGAGAAATGCTAAAGAGTGTGAACCACCAGCAGGCCAGTCAGCTGCTTCATAACAAgtttgtggttgtgttgggAGACTCCA TTCAGCGGTCTGTTTACAAGGACCTTGTTGTATTGCTGCAAAAGGACAAATTCCTCTCCTTAAGACAACTAAAGAGCAAG GGTGAGATGAGCTTTGAACAGGACTGCCTGATCGAAGGGGGATGTCTGAGTCAAATGACCAATGGGACGGAGTACAAGGAGGTCCGACAGTTCCAGTCTGATCACCATCTGGTTCGGTTTTACTTTGTGACCCGCATCTTCTCCCGATACATGGAGAGCATCATAGAGGACTTCCGCCATGGCTTGAAACCTGATGTACTCATTGTCAACTCCTGTGTATGGGACATTTCAAG ATATAATTCCAGTTGGCTTGACGACTATAAGGAGAACCTTGACAAGTTCTTTGATGTACTGAGTGAGAGTCTCCCAGAGGATACGCTGGTCATATGGAACCTCACAATGCCCTTGGGAAAGAAGATCAAAGGTGGTTTCCTGGTGCCTGAG ATTGAGCACAAAGCTCCCCAGTTGCGATACGATGTGGTTGAAGCCAACTTCTTCAGTGGGACCCTGGCGGACGCCTATGAGAAGGATGTGTTGGACCTCCACTTCCAGTTTCGCTTCTCTCTGCACCATCGTACAAAGGATGGAGTCCACTGGAATGCCATTGCCCACCGCAGGATAACTTGTCTTCTGTTACAACACATTGCACAAGCTTGGGGTGTGATATTGCCCTGTCCCCTGATCGCTGTTGGAGAAG agcacCATTCAGCAGCAGTGAATTACAATAACAGGGAGGAGTTCTTCAGCAATTCTGTCGACTACTTGAACTCAGACAACAggccatggcaacaaccagatcGCTATGAGGTTCCAAGACTTTTCAGAACTGCCCTCCAGCAGTCTCTACCAGTCCAAAGACCTCAGCATCAACGTAAACAAGATAGACATG ATTTCAACTACAGACCTTCCCACCACTTTGAGCCCTACAGAGAGGACCATCATCAGTATGTGATGAGGAGCCGACACACAAGACGCCAATACGTCCCATACACCCACCACAAACCTAATGCTGGTCGCGGCTACTACTGA